One window of the Chryseobacterium sp. CY350 genome contains the following:
- a CDS encoding M1 family metallopeptidase — MNRFLLGLVTMALSVHISAQELYMPRNIKKAYENGTRDISGAPGKNYWQNKGIYDVEVKVDAKTKIVSGKETIIYSNNSPNDLDELAIRFVNNLHKPESPRSGTVSKDFLSSGLRIRSFIVDDLKYNINSESWGTVEKVKLNKVLKSKSKAEVKIEWEYPLSVQSGREGQIDPETFYVAYSFPRISVYDDYNGWDMLPHSDRQEFYNDFNDYSFAISAPKNYVVWSTGEFLNPEEVLQTEYLNRFKSSLKSDKVIHIANEAEMKSGKVTKNNQWNIWKFKANNITDFCFALSNHYVWDGSSIQLKTKRSSVQAAYKSGAKDFEHYVEWMRYNLDWFSKNWPGVEYPFPTMTAIQGYADMEYPMMINDTSIPDDLQDARLTADHEIAHTYFPFYMGINETRYAFMDEGWATTLEYLIGIDENGEEAAKKFYQNFRVKRWINDPSTEQDQPIITMSTQVSGAGYGNNSYVKSSLSYLALKDYLGDDLFKKALHHYMDNWNGKHPIPWDYFYSMNTGSGKNLNWFFNNWFYTNNYIDLKITNASQQKDKLMLNVDNVGGFAVPFDVVMTYEDQSVEKTHFTPKIWENDQKKAVISVSIKKKVKSVLLDGGLFMDYTPDDNFKNL, encoded by the coding sequence ATGAATAGATTTCTTTTGGGATTGGTCACTATGGCTTTATCTGTACATATTTCCGCCCAGGAATTGTACATGCCGAGAAATATTAAAAAAGCTTACGAAAACGGAACTCGTGATATTTCCGGAGCGCCCGGAAAAAACTACTGGCAGAACAAAGGAATTTATGATGTTGAGGTAAAAGTAGATGCTAAAACGAAGATTGTTTCGGGAAAAGAAACGATTATTTACAGCAACAATAGTCCGAATGATTTAGATGAATTGGCGATACGATTTGTCAATAATCTTCATAAACCAGAATCTCCAAGGTCAGGTACTGTTTCTAAAGATTTTTTGTCATCAGGTTTAAGAATTAGATCTTTCATTGTTGATGATTTAAAATATAACATTAACAGCGAAAGTTGGGGAACGGTAGAAAAAGTAAAATTAAATAAGGTTTTAAAATCGAAATCAAAAGCTGAGGTGAAAATCGAGTGGGAATATCCTCTGTCTGTACAAAGTGGAAGAGAAGGGCAGATCGATCCCGAAACTTTTTACGTAGCTTATTCTTTCCCAAGAATTTCTGTATATGATGATTATAATGGTTGGGATATGCTTCCGCACTCTGACCGACAGGAGTTTTATAATGATTTTAATGACTATTCTTTCGCAATTTCTGCTCCGAAAAATTATGTGGTTTGGTCGACAGGTGAATTTCTGAATCCTGAAGAAGTTTTGCAGACGGAATATTTGAATAGATTTAAATCTTCTTTAAAAAGTGATAAAGTCATTCATATTGCTAACGAAGCAGAAATGAAATCCGGCAAAGTCACCAAAAATAATCAGTGGAATATCTGGAAATTTAAAGCCAACAACATTACAGATTTCTGTTTTGCTTTGAGCAATCATTACGTTTGGGACGGTTCAAGTATTCAGCTTAAGACTAAACGATCAAGTGTTCAAGCCGCTTACAAATCCGGAGCAAAAGATTTTGAACATTATGTAGAATGGATGCGCTACAATCTCGATTGGTTTTCAAAAAACTGGCCGGGAGTGGAATATCCTTTTCCGACAATGACGGCAATTCAGGGTTACGCCGATATGGAATATCCGATGATGATCAATGATACAAGTATTCCCGATGATTTGCAGGATGCAAGATTGACAGCAGATCACGAAATAGCGCACACTTATTTTCCTTTTTACATGGGAATCAACGAAACGCGATATGCTTTTATGGATGAAGGCTGGGCAACAACTTTGGAATATTTAATCGGAATTGATGAAAACGGTGAAGAAGCTGCCAAAAAATTCTATCAGAATTTCAGAGTTAAAAGATGGATCAATGATCCTTCTACCGAGCAGGATCAGCCAATCATTACAATGAGTACGCAGGTAAGCGGAGCAGGGTACGGCAATAATTCTTACGTGAAATCATCTCTGTCTTATTTAGCTTTAAAAGATTATCTGGGTGATGATTTGTTTAAAAAAGCTTTACATCATTATATGGATAACTGGAATGGCAAACATCCTATTCCATGGGATTATTTTTATTCGATGAATACAGGATCCGGAAAAAATCTCAATTGGTTTTTTAATAATTGGTTCTACACCAATAATTATATTGATTTAAAAATCACAAACGCAAGTCAGCAAAAAGATAAATTGATGCTGAATGTTGATAATGTGGGAGGCTTTGCAGTTCCTTTTGATGTAGTTATGACTTATGAAGATCAATCAGTTGAAAAAACTCATTTTACTCCGAAAATCTGG